One Elusimicrobia bacterium HGW-Elusimicrobia-1 genomic window, TGCGTATAAATTCCTGGGTTATCATTTATAAATCTCTCTTCTGTGCCCTATAAGATGAACCCTAATTTTGCGCGTTTCTTTTTCTGCCGTGTAAATCACACGAACATCGCCGACTCGCAACTTCAAAAAACCCTTCAAACCGGCAGTCAGCGATTCCGGAGCGATTCGCT contains:
- a CDS encoding type II toxin-antitoxin system mRNA interferase toxin, RelE/StbE family — encoded protein: MRKYKVVFLPPAEKQLARIGNVEARCVLEKLRWLSENFERIAPESLTAGLKGFLKLRVGDVRVIYTAEKETRKIRVHLIGHRREIYK